In a genomic window of Vulpes vulpes isolate BD-2025 chromosome 6, VulVul3, whole genome shotgun sequence:
- the LOC140599239 gene encoding BRICHOS domain-containing protein 5-like, whose translation HGPSGCVCYRPLEHQACFLRLMEPRDRETLQLLVNTSRAQGSHRPSHDTHHAQELLAVLGNHEVDPALVGDSVRHLCTKTPIYWARRAEGPRRQRLIYLCIDICFPSNICVSVCFYYLPD comes from the coding sequence CATGGGCCGAGCGGCTGCGTCTGTTACCGGCCCCTGGAACACCAGGCCTGCTTCCTCCGCCTGATGGAGCCCCGAGATCGCGAGACCCTACAGCTGCTGGTGAACACCTCAAGGGCTCAAGGGTCTCACCGCCCCAGCCATGACACCCACCATGCCCAGGAGCTGCTGGCAGTGCTGGGGAACCACGAGGTGGACCCTGCCCTGGTGGGGGATTCGGTGCGGCACCTTTGCACGAAAACTCCCATTTACTGGGCCCGTCGAGCAGAAGGGCCCCGGAGGCAGCGGCTGATCTACCTGTGCATCGACATCTGCTTCCCCAGCAACATCTGCGTGTCGGTCTGCTTTTATTACCTCCCAGACTAA